A genomic region of Bernardetia sp. ABR2-2B contains the following coding sequences:
- a CDS encoding RagB/SusD family nutrient uptake outer membrane protein: MTIRKYITAAALAATLLATTSCDDFLNVEPEQSLNDDQVFSSLDAANAAILGMYDRMQTLNYYGRDIIVIPDLMADNTLITSANSGRYVDYYSYNVVAQTGTIRDLYTRAYQTIKAANNILANIDNLEASGAENEALRNSIKGEALFGRALSHFNLVRLIGRPYTDGNGANLGVPVVLGAEDEFNGRATVAEVYAQVIADLEEAAPLMSYSTPFRISDQAAYALLSRVYLYKGDNQQAIDAANQVDGFDLLQGQAYVDSWAASGSSEEIFTLRFAADENRGADNLGDIFIPSGYGDIRPTNDLIDVYSAGDVRLGFIRPDDGDDYNFKFGGENAISGLSSPRVIRYAEVLLNRAEAQAKLGNLSAALADVNSIRSARGADALGSITVDEVLEERRRELAFEGHRLFDLTRNGLGVTRIENTNLGGAPSVIDFNDPKIILPIPERERDANPGVLEQNPGY; this comes from the coding sequence ATGACTATAAGAAAATATATAACAGCGGCCGCATTAGCAGCAACACTTCTTGCTACAACTAGCTGCGATGACTTTCTGAATGTAGAGCCAGAACAGTCGCTAAATGATGATCAAGTATTTAGTTCTTTAGATGCAGCAAATGCTGCAATCCTAGGTATGTATGATCGTATGCAGACACTAAATTACTATGGACGTGATATTATAGTAATTCCAGATTTAATGGCTGATAATACACTTATTACTAGCGCAAACTCTGGACGTTACGTAGATTATTACTCTTATAATGTAGTAGCCCAAACAGGTACTATTCGTGATCTATACACTAGAGCTTATCAGACTATCAAAGCTGCTAATAATATCTTAGCCAACATAGATAATTTGGAGGCAAGTGGAGCAGAAAATGAAGCATTACGTAACTCTATTAAAGGAGAAGCTTTATTTGGTCGTGCACTATCTCATTTTAACTTGGTACGTCTCATTGGTCGTCCTTATACGGACGGCAATGGCGCTAACTTAGGAGTACCTGTAGTCTTAGGGGCTGAGGATGAATTTAACGGACGTGCTACTGTAGCAGAAGTTTATGCACAAGTCATTGCAGACTTGGAAGAAGCTGCTCCATTGATGTCATACTCTACTCCTTTCCGTATCTCTGACCAAGCTGCTTATGCACTTTTATCAAGAGTATATCTTTACAAAGGAGATAACCAACAAGCAATTGATGCTGCTAACCAAGTAGATGGATTTGATCTGCTTCAAGGACAAGCTTACGTAGATTCATGGGCTGCTTCTGGTTCTTCTGAAGAAATCTTTACTTTAAGATTTGCTGCTGATGAGAACAGAGGAGCTGACAACTTAGGTGATATTTTCATTCCTAGTGGTTATGGCGATATCCGCCCTACAAATGACTTAATTGATGTTTATTCAGCAGGTGATGTCCGTTTGGGTTTTATCAGACCTGATGATGGAGATGACTATAATTTTAAGTTTGGTGGTGAAAATGCAATATCTGGTCTATCTAGTCCACGAGTCATTCGCTATGCCGAAGTATTATTGAATAGAGCAGAAGCACAGGCTAAACTAGGAAATCTTAGTGCAGCATTGGCAGATGTAAATTCAATTCGTTCAGCTAGAGGAGCAGATGCTTTAGGATCTATTACAGTAGATGAAGTTCTTGAAGAAAGAAGAAGAGAACTTGCATTTGAAGGACATCGTTTGTTTGACCTTACACGTAATGGATTAGGAGTAACTAGAATTGAGAATACAAACTTAGGTGGTGCACCAAGTGTAATCGATTTTAATGATCCTAAAATCATTCTACCTATTCCTGAACGTGAAAGAGATGCAAACCCAGGTGTCTTAGAACAAAACCCTGGTTATTAA